One Solanum pennellii chromosome 10, SPENNV200 genomic region harbors:
- the LOC114074273 gene encoding uncharacterized protein LOC114074273, whose product MLDLSNHHQPIQVVIDKHSQKLKNEYRMRLEASIDVSRLLLQYGLPFRGLDESKSSTNQGFFLGFLRWHGDKHLNVENLILENAPQKETLTCPIIQKNIANACAKESLKAIIGDLIGDYFGILVDESKYICQKNKWLLFCVLLIRMEAIYSLLSVHSLSPSKIRGQGYDGAIGGSFKRRDLLRDHQAKNYAHHLRVEVFFIVIDVQLQELNDRFDVMSSDLLLGMGSLNSINSFSNFDKGKITTLAKCYPSECDDRKIQDLIYQLDTFIIHMRSGNLKFSNLQGIRDLEKALVEANLAETYSLVYLLVKLTLILHVATTTVERAFFVNEAHKK is encoded by the exons ATGTTAGATTTGTCAAATCATCATCAACCAATTCAAGTTGTTATTGATAAGCATtctcaaaagttaaaaaatgagTATCGAATGCGTTTGGAAGCTTCAATTGATGTGTCAAGACTTCTTTTGCAATATGGATTACCTTTTCGAGGTCTTGATGAAAGTAAATCTTCAACTAATCAAGGCTTCTTTCTAGGATTTTTGCGATGGCATGGGGACAAACATCTGAATGTGGAAAACTTGATATTAGAAAATGCCCCACAAAAGGAAACTTTGACATGTcctataattcaaaaaaatattgccAATGCATGTGCAAAAGAATCATTAAAAGCAATAATTGGGGACTTGATCGGAGATTACTTTGGTATATTAGTTGATGAGTCAAAATATATCTGTCAAAAGAACAAATGGCTCTTGTTTTGCGTTTTGTTGATAAGAATG GAAGCGATTTATTCTTTGCTTTCCGTTCACTCACTAAGTCCATCCAAAATACGTGGACAAGGTTATGATGGGGCTA TTGGAGGATCTTTCAAGCGTAGAGACTTACTTCGTGATCACCAAGCCAAAAA TTATGCGCATCACTTGCGTGTTGAAGTCTTTTTTATTGTCATTGATGTGCAACTTCAAGAGCTTAATGACCGTTTTGATGTAATGAGTAGTGATTTGCTTCTTGGGATGGGTAGCTTaaattcaatcaattctttCTCTAATTTTGACAAAGGTAAAATCACGACTTTAGCAAAGTGTTATCCAAGTGAGTGTGATGAtagaaaaattcaagatttgatcTACCAACTGGATACTTTCATTATTCATATGCGAAGTGGTAATCTCAAGTTCTCCAACTTGCAAGGAATTCGTGATTTGGAGAAGGCATTGGTTGAAGCAAATCTTGCAGAGACTTATTCACTTGTTTATTTACTTGTAAAGTTGACTTTGATTTTACATGTTGCTACAACAACTGTGGAGAGAGCATTTTTCGTCAATGAAgcacataaaaaataa